In Psychrobacter immobilis, a single genomic region encodes these proteins:
- a CDS encoding site-specific integrase codes for MATMRGRFGKLVVDFRYLGKRCREKTSLEDNPANRKKLAQVMKKMEAEITLGIFDYAAYFPKSERAQEMVALADRAEACISRNPTFRQFVDIWYEEKKIEWRPSYRQKIQIILDKYLLPEFGGKAVHAIKKPDLLTFRSSLAKVCYGKDGQSSLSVARINQIMILLRMILEEASDRHEFEMPYKNIKNLKQARPDVNPFTLAEVWLFLKHVRADYRHYYTIRFFTGMRTSEIDGLKWDCINFDRREISIRGALVNGEMGPTKTLGSQRDIAMSQLVYDALLEQKARTYGKSEFIFCNSQGNPMEYRNVNRRVWKPTLALLGLKHRRAYQTRHTAATLWLAAGENPEWIARQMGHSSTEMLFRVYSRYVPDITRQDGSAMDNLLLASKEKLTNASNSSEAVAAVTSAQTDKETSQ; via the coding sequence ATGGCTACTATGAGAGGACGGTTTGGCAAACTGGTCGTTGACTTCCGCTACTTAGGTAAGCGCTGTCGAGAAAAGACCAGTTTAGAAGACAATCCAGCTAATCGTAAAAAATTAGCGCAAGTCATGAAAAAAATGGAAGCTGAAATCACTCTAGGTATTTTCGACTATGCCGCTTACTTTCCAAAGAGTGAACGAGCACAGGAAATGGTGGCACTGGCTGATAGAGCAGAAGCTTGTATCAGTCGCAATCCGACCTTTAGGCAGTTTGTCGATATTTGGTATGAGGAGAAAAAGATTGAATGGCGGCCGAGCTATCGGCAAAAGATACAGATTATTTTAGATAAGTACTTATTACCTGAGTTTGGTGGCAAAGCAGTACATGCCATAAAAAAACCAGACTTGCTGACCTTCCGTAGCTCCCTCGCCAAAGTTTGTTACGGTAAAGATGGTCAGTCAAGTCTGTCAGTAGCACGAATCAATCAGATCATGATACTTCTTCGTATGATACTAGAAGAAGCATCAGATCGCCATGAGTTTGAGATGCCTTATAAAAATATTAAGAATCTCAAGCAAGCTCGTCCAGATGTAAATCCTTTTACCCTGGCTGAGGTATGGCTGTTTTTAAAGCACGTTCGAGCTGATTATAGGCACTACTACACTATTCGCTTCTTTACAGGAATGCGTACCAGTGAGATTGATGGGCTTAAGTGGGACTGTATTAACTTTGATCGGCGCGAGATCAGTATTCGCGGCGCGTTAGTCAATGGGGAGATGGGTCCAACGAAGACACTAGGCTCACAACGTGATATTGCAATGTCGCAGCTAGTGTATGACGCTTTGCTAGAGCAGAAGGCACGCACGTATGGTAAGTCAGAGTTTATCTTCTGTAATTCACAAGGCAATCCGATGGAGTATCGCAATGTGAATCGGCGTGTATGGAAACCAACCCTTGCTCTACTCGGCCTGAAACATAGGCGTGCTTATCAGACTCGGCACACGGCAGCGACGCTTTGGCTCGCTGCTGGTGAAAACCCTGAGTGGATAGCGCGGCAGATGGGTCACAGTAGTACGGAGATGCTGTTTCGTGTGTACAGCCGTTATGTGCCTGACATCACCCGTCAAGATGGCTCTGCAATGGATAACTTGCTCTTAGCAAGCAAGGAGAAGTTAACCAACGCATCGAATAGCTCTGAAGCTGTAGCAGCAGTTACGAGCGCACAAACTGACAAGGAGACGTCACAATGA
- a CDS encoding GmrSD restriction endonuclease domain-containing protein: MTNSNRNSFNLRQLLSEEQYKIPVYQRNYDWGESQIQQLIDDIQDYAEKDDKSISYYVGSLVVHQKTDYFEILDGQQRFTTLSLLACYLKYRIPDGFGWYKKVNLGFESRSKSEFTINKLFDVFCSSETSKYDSPGKLSELVNIVSTNKTNASILEGFKVVDRVITSNFAEKGADSLNEFANYLLEKVKILRICVPQNTDVTHYFEVMNNRGEQLEKHEVVKANLLSAVQEDMQATVVIQKVWLACADMSRYVQLGFSVDERKAIFSEHSTGFLLERFEDLTNKVIIQSDSSGSKNRLLSFEGALEAGKELRKEGDRGGTSGNDDRDEGKAERFTSVIDFPNFLMHVLRIYIKSQSDEVLPALDDKDLIDAFKNFIDKDIEKVKGFIFSLLKLRYLFDQYIVKRERASDKEDWSLKRYKFDKNGSSYVNSFSIDEGDKSGENLSCMMLLSAFHVSYPTNSRKNWLSAVLYWLNDKEKSTPIRAEEYLKFLESLARAFMVNRYLTTTPKEFRDFMYIVDRSVKFTVSNEVLSESLRYGRVRVFAFNYLDYLLWKDTELLQEIKSKFRFSFKSSVEHFSPQTSRVNEILPETELHGFGNLCLMSISENSSLSNDIPQQKAKILESQRNKMAPLSLKLELMIATLEDKPWNYEAIKVHKNKVFDILKEDVELAL, encoded by the coding sequence ATGACCAATAGCAATCGAAATAGCTTTAACCTTAGACAACTACTTAGTGAAGAGCAATACAAGATACCAGTGTATCAACGCAACTACGACTGGGGTGAGTCTCAAATACAGCAACTTATAGACGATATTCAGGATTACGCAGAAAAGGATGATAAATCGATTTCTTATTATGTTGGTAGCTTAGTAGTACACCAAAAAACCGACTACTTTGAAATTCTTGATGGTCAGCAGCGCTTTACCACATTAAGCTTATTAGCTTGTTATTTAAAATATCGTATACCAGATGGTTTTGGATGGTATAAGAAGGTAAATCTTGGCTTTGAGAGCCGAAGCAAATCAGAATTTACAATCAATAAACTGTTTGACGTTTTTTGTTCAAGTGAAACATCTAAATACGATTCGCCGGGCAAGCTGTCTGAATTAGTAAACATAGTCAGCACCAATAAGACTAATGCTTCAATATTAGAGGGTTTTAAAGTCGTAGATCGAGTAATCACTAGCAATTTTGCTGAAAAAGGAGCTGATTCGCTAAATGAATTTGCTAATTACTTACTAGAAAAAGTAAAAATCTTACGCATCTGCGTACCTCAAAATACTGATGTTACACACTATTTCGAGGTGATGAATAATAGAGGGGAGCAGCTAGAGAAGCATGAAGTAGTCAAAGCAAACTTGCTTTCTGCTGTCCAAGAAGATATGCAAGCTACTGTCGTTATTCAGAAAGTATGGCTTGCCTGTGCAGACATGAGCCGTTATGTACAATTGGGATTTTCGGTAGATGAGCGCAAAGCTATATTCAGTGAACATTCTACAGGTTTTTTATTGGAAAGATTCGAGGATTTAACTAATAAGGTTATTATACAAAGCGACAGTTCAGGTTCAAAGAATAGATTGCTTTCTTTTGAGGGTGCACTCGAAGCTGGTAAGGAATTAAGAAAAGAAGGTGATAGAGGAGGTACAAGCGGTAATGATGATAGGGACGAAGGAAAAGCGGAGCGATTTACTAGCGTTATCGATTTTCCTAACTTTCTTATGCACGTATTGCGTATTTATATAAAGTCACAGTCTGATGAAGTCCTTCCTGCTTTAGATGATAAAGATTTAATTGATGCCTTCAAAAACTTTATAGATAAAGACATTGAGAAGGTAAAGGGTTTTATTTTTTCACTGCTAAAGCTACGTTATCTTTTTGATCAATATATTGTTAAGCGTGAGCGCGCAAGTGACAAAGAGGATTGGTCATTAAAACGGTATAAATTCGATAAAAATGGCTCAAGCTATGTGAATAGTTTTAGTATAGATGAAGGCGATAAATCTGGCGAAAATTTGTCTTGTATGATGTTACTTTCAGCCTTTCATGTGTCTTATCCGACTAACTCTCGTAAAAACTGGTTGTCTGCAGTGCTGTATTGGTTAAACGATAAAGAGAAATCAACTCCAATTAGGGCAGAAGAGTATCTAAAGTTTTTAGAAAGTCTTGCTCGAGCTTTTATGGTGAATCGTTATCTCACAACAACGCCTAAAGAGTTTAGAGATTTTATGTATATTGTAGACAGGAGCGTAAAATTTACAGTGTCTAATGAGGTTCTTAGTGAAAGCTTAAGGTATGGCCGGGTTAGAGTATTTGCGTTTAATTACCTAGATTATCTATTGTGGAAAGATACTGAGTTACTTCAAGAAATAAAATCTAAATTTAGGTTTAGTTTCAAAAGTTCTGTTGAGCACTTCTCACCTCAGACATCTAGAGTTAATGAGATATTACCTGAAACTGAATTACATGGGTTCGGAAACTTATGTTTAATGAGTATTAGTGAGAACTCGTCTCTGAGTAACGATATTCCTCAACAAAAAGCTAAGATATTAGAAAGTCAGCGCAATAAAATGGCTCCTTTAAGCTTGAAATTAGAGTTGATGATTGCAACCTTAGAAGATAAACCATGGAACTATGAAGCCATAAAAGTACATAAAAATAAAGTATTTGATATTTTAAAAGAGGATGTAGAGCTAGCGCTATGA
- a CDS encoding DUF262 domain-containing protein — protein sequence MAEESSINEAYSVLRISSFLSTKEDSNKKLSIPIYQRPYRWTENNVIDLLTDLYYQCKRLDHNLGDVYNPDNAYRLGTVVLHQNTVKGKTQVDLVDGQQRTLTLLLIINAAADSKVLKKQLEGFNPIDIQLPDCSETQKNLSVNYELVKRHVNSPEFTPEVLDFLLNHCEVVQVTLRDLSEAFQFFDSQNSRGLELSPHDLLKAFHLREFATSEDSIKESIVNKWEQKDTKDLKLLFSNYLYPIRQWSLGKPNLYFSKSDIHVFKGVNLNSDYYPHSYPFQQGLKVIHNTVDNYNQHAHRNFDQQIMEYPFQITQTVINGRRFFDWVTYYQTLLSPLLNKPMKEKDDNWLKAVLYQQEKLQEPKQSKVSKPTALTIMQTIDNKKEGYEYSHWWRQGDRYVRRMFNALVLCYYDRFGAYDLARAVEYIFIWAYSLRLKNASVYLESVEKYIRRDNLFMRLQQSLTPVDFLNKPLPQLNKENVKIRDLDTVAGIKTIFEDLGYISEQAMETINDQ from the coding sequence ATGGCGGAAGAAAGTAGCATTAATGAAGCTTACAGTGTTTTAAGGATTTCAAGTTTTCTATCTACAAAAGAGGATTCAAATAAAAAACTATCTATACCTATCTATCAGCGACCTTACCGTTGGACAGAAAATAACGTTATCGATTTGCTAACAGACTTGTACTACCAGTGCAAAAGGCTAGATCATAACTTAGGTGATGTTTATAACCCGGATAATGCGTACCGTTTGGGTACTGTAGTTTTACATCAAAACACAGTTAAAGGTAAGACGCAGGTCGATTTAGTTGATGGTCAGCAGCGTACTTTGACATTGCTATTGATTATTAATGCCGCAGCCGATTCCAAAGTGCTTAAGAAGCAATTAGAGGGTTTCAATCCTATAGACATTCAACTCCCTGACTGTAGTGAAACTCAAAAAAACTTAAGTGTCAATTATGAGCTGGTTAAGCGTCATGTTAATAGCCCTGAATTTACCCCTGAAGTTTTGGATTTCTTACTTAATCATTGTGAAGTGGTGCAGGTGACCCTCCGCGATTTATCAGAGGCCTTCCAGTTTTTCGATTCACAAAATTCACGTGGTCTTGAATTGAGTCCTCATGATTTGCTAAAAGCATTTCACTTACGCGAGTTTGCTACGTCAGAGGATAGTATAAAAGAGTCTATTGTGAATAAGTGGGAGCAAAAAGATACAAAGGATCTGAAACTGTTGTTCTCAAATTATCTATATCCTATTCGTCAGTGGAGTCTTGGCAAGCCTAATCTTTACTTTTCAAAATCTGATATCCATGTATTTAAAGGAGTTAATTTGAATAGTGATTACTATCCACACTCATACCCCTTTCAACAAGGGCTAAAAGTCATCCATAACACAGTTGATAATTATAACCAGCACGCGCATCGAAATTTTGATCAGCAAATAATGGAATATCCGTTTCAGATTACCCAAACAGTAATTAATGGACGACGTTTTTTTGATTGGGTTACCTACTACCAAACGCTTTTGAGTCCGCTACTAAATAAGCCTATGAAAGAAAAAGATGATAATTGGCTAAAAGCTGTTTTATACCAGCAAGAAAAATTACAAGAACCAAAGCAAAGCAAAGTGTCTAAACCCACTGCGTTAACTATTATGCAGACTATCGATAATAAAAAAGAAGGTTATGAATATAGCCATTGGTGGCGTCAGGGTGACAGATACGTTCGCCGTATGTTTAATGCCCTTGTTCTCTGTTATTACGACCGTTTTGGTGCGTATGATTTAGCACGAGCAGTTGAGTACATATTTATTTGGGCTTATTCATTGCGCTTAAAAAATGCAAGTGTCTACTTGGAAAGTGTAGAAAAATACATTAGACGTGATAATTTATTTATGCGTTTGCAGCAATCACTGACCCCTGTTGATTTTTTAAATAAGCCACTGCCTCAGCTCAATAAGGAGAATGTAAAGATAAGAGATTTAGATACAGTAGCAGGTATCAAAACTATTTTTGAGGATCTTGGCTATATATCAGAGCAAGCAATGGAGACAATAAATGACCAATAG
- a CDS encoding DUF1810 domain-containing protein codes for MNETLFKDFIQAQNTIYPSVIRELTEGQKRTHWMWFIFPQVKGLGHSAMSRRFGIESLEQAKAYLQHEVLGVRLIECAELLLLHPDKSALDIFGSPDNLKLQSSLTLFAFAAGSDCVFEQLLSQFYAGSYDTNTIKMLKQLSGQ; via the coding sequence GTGAATGAGACTTTATTTAAAGATTTTATCCAAGCTCAAAATACTATTTATCCATCGGTTATTAGAGAATTAACCGAAGGGCAGAAGCGTACGCATTGGATGTGGTTTATCTTTCCGCAGGTTAAAGGGTTGGGGCATAGTGCCATGTCTCGGCGCTTCGGAATAGAGAGTCTAGAGCAAGCAAAAGCGTATTTGCAGCATGAGGTGCTTGGAGTACGATTAATAGAGTGCGCTGAATTACTATTATTGCACCCTGATAAAAGCGCTTTAGATATCTTTGGTTCACCAGATAATCTAAAGCTACAATCTTCACTAACGTTATTTGCCTTTGCAGCTGGTAGTGATTGTGTTTTTGAGCAGCTTTTGTCTCAGTTCTATGCAGGCAGTTACGATACAAATACTATCAAAATGCTAAAGCAATTGAGTGGCCAATAA
- a CDS encoding helix-turn-helix transcriptional regulator — translation MPTHPIASYTKSARLFALYQCLPRSEADAISLTELMIAYGDNPDNYTNERKNLENDLTGLNQIFNDIFYSEALVRVPAWGQNISGKTARFYIKPSFSIDILNEQTVFFWEMLDKYTANYLPVSFKQGITDKLTQLRRQDKDSFHQSALGQWQDHLITLPSIVQAPTLNSDVLGSIHQALLQNRPLQIRYQNKWEGKPSQRVVYPKGLIFIDNIIYLTGFNPTDDHIDDKVLLKAHRNFAVNRITKAKVINESVPDWVGREAFTLEHLHQLGKLEPTDDVQIKLVLKVQKYACQHLYERPLSTDQQITVIDDTWNQVRATVANTKRLQDWLVSMSQLAVVVEPSELKAVIFERLKSGLELYENQT, via the coding sequence ATGCCTACACATCCAATCGCCAGCTATACAAAGTCAGCACGTCTATTTGCTTTATATCAATGCCTGCCTCGTAGTGAAGCGGATGCTATATCACTGACAGAGTTGATGATCGCATATGGGGATAATCCTGATAATTATACGAATGAGCGTAAAAACTTAGAGAACGATTTGACTGGATTAAACCAAATCTTTAACGATATTTTCTATAGTGAGGCTTTGGTTAGAGTACCAGCGTGGGGGCAAAACATAAGCGGTAAGACGGCACGGTTTTATATTAAACCCAGCTTTAGCATCGATATTCTTAACGAGCAAACAGTGTTCTTTTGGGAGATGCTTGATAAATATACCGCAAACTATTTACCAGTGTCTTTTAAACAAGGGATCACAGACAAGCTCACTCAACTACGTCGGCAAGATAAAGACAGTTTCCATCAAAGTGCACTAGGACAATGGCAAGATCATCTCATCACTTTACCTAGTATCGTACAAGCCCCTACACTTAATAGTGACGTGCTTGGCAGTATTCATCAGGCGTTGCTACAAAATCGCCCCTTACAAATACGCTATCAAAATAAATGGGAAGGAAAACCAAGCCAAAGAGTGGTTTATCCTAAAGGGCTGATCTTTATTGACAATATAATCTATCTCACAGGTTTTAATCCTACTGATGATCATATCGATGATAAAGTGCTATTAAAAGCGCATCGCAACTTTGCCGTCAACCGCATTACCAAAGCCAAAGTAATAAATGAGTCCGTACCTGACTGGGTAGGGCGAGAGGCTTTTACATTAGAGCATTTGCATCAACTGGGCAAGCTAGAGCCAACTGATGATGTTCAAATTAAATTGGTGTTAAAAGTGCAAAAATATGCCTGTCAGCATTTATACGAGCGTCCATTGTCGACAGATCAGCAGATTACTGTCATTGACGATACTTGGAATCAGGTAAGGGCCACTGTTGCCAATACTAAGCGTCTGCAAGATTGGCTGGTCAGTATGTCTCAGCTGGCCGTGGTCGTAGAACCAAGTGAGCTTAAAGCGGTAATTTTTGAACGTTTAAAGAGTGGGTTAGAGCTTTATGAAAATCAGACTTAG
- a CDS encoding PP2C family protein-serine/threonine phosphatase: MTASPNNCSSQNTPSIAQACAITFQGNASNNLQQDAFFFLDNWYQEDLGVMAVTPVVAPFCLAVSDGVASSNQSQHCSKAVVKAIRRLWSNQKSICSDNIHQLINQTKHSSKRHGAAATLAMVACELNGDGKIKATITHVGDSRVYRLPTGASQWQCLTRDHNLLNELIDQQAQEQGRQAEFADYNREGMAGSLYSITECFALTADDSYLRGEAPEGSSCKIDINSGDCIVVCTDGIHDLVPSHEWQLVSAATDLQDWLIALKNKVYDSEGNAYDNGTAILLRFD; this comes from the coding sequence ATGACTGCTTCTCCTAATAATTGCTCTTCACAAAATACTCCCTCTATTGCACAAGCTTGTGCAATTACGTTTCAAGGTAATGCCAGTAATAACCTGCAGCAAGATGCTTTTTTCTTTTTAGATAATTGGTATCAAGAAGACTTAGGTGTGATGGCAGTGACACCAGTTGTAGCCCCATTTTGCTTAGCAGTATCTGATGGCGTGGCAAGCTCTAATCAATCACAGCACTGCTCAAAGGCAGTGGTAAAAGCAATTAGACGGTTATGGAGTAATCAGAAGAGTATCTGCTCAGATAATATTCATCAACTGATTAATCAAACCAAGCATTCATCTAAGCGTCATGGTGCAGCGGCCACCCTTGCGATGGTTGCCTGTGAGTTAAATGGTGATGGAAAAATAAAGGCAACGATAACGCATGTGGGTGACAGTCGTGTTTATCGGTTGCCTACAGGCGCGTCGCAATGGCAGTGCCTAACTCGCGACCATAATCTATTGAACGAACTTATTGACCAGCAGGCACAAGAGCAAGGTCGCCAAGCGGAGTTTGCAGACTATAACCGAGAGGGCATGGCGGGTAGTTTATATAGCATTACAGAGTGCTTTGCATTGACGGCTGATGACAGTTACTTAAGGGGTGAAGCACCAGAAGGTAGCTCTTGCAAGATTGATATTAATAGCGGCGATTGTATCGTGGTTTGTACGGATGGCATTCATGACTTAGTGCCGAGTCATGAATGGCAACTTGTCAGTGCGGCGACTGATTTACAAGATTGGCTAATTGCTCTCAAAAACAAAGTCTATGACTCAGAAGGTAATGCTTATGACAATGGCACAGCCATTTTGCTTCGTTTTGATTGA
- a CDS encoding Ltp family lipoprotein, protein MSSLSFILALIALVCLALLIRNVIYPMIIDSYFKGEQFLAVKARVEQHIAECNDLNEHIEHLKLSYNYAEATDYGGGQLSDNSRYNMKRRQWATEMNNKSTYQCSASIVKNAHNQPYKYLCKYFNISPNEDTLEQFEDVLNDFSAVEQGKYLLANERDAIISSIGTSISPYILKNYRDRVTKELGFKKIGLSDLYFPVYTFQYVSAGGNSASNFDLEFNLEELERFIGYLADLVKFKSSVAGQRALMTSKLREQIKVRDGYTCQICSLSTADEANLLLEIDHIIPLSKGGITSEDNLQTLCWKCNRTKGSKVYNAEVVPSLASTSPAKSDTTWPPRANTSTSPAKSDTTWPPRANASTSPKKIDMTRPPRANSSTSPAKSDTTWPPKANASTSPKKIDMTRPSRADASTIPAKSDVTWPPKANASTSLKKIDMTRPSRASASTTVLQSSISEDGINRNVVTKQVANLTRPQANALRSAKDYLEYSGYSRKGLIEQLHECDNYVVSDATVAVDSLNVDWKEQAVKSAKDYLEYSGYSRKGLIEQLHECDNYVVSDATVAVDSLNVDWKEQAVKSAKDYLEYSGYSRKGLIEQLHECDDYTVSEATYGAEQAGACS, encoded by the coding sequence TTGTCTAGCCTTTCTTTTATCCTTGCTCTAATAGCTTTGGTCTGCTTAGCACTCCTTATTCGCAATGTAATTTACCCGATGATCATAGATTCTTACTTTAAAGGGGAACAATTCCTTGCTGTAAAAGCTAGAGTGGAACAACACATAGCTGAATGTAACGATCTTAATGAACATATTGAGCACTTGAAGCTATCTTACAATTATGCGGAAGCCACTGACTATGGAGGCGGTCAGTTATCTGATAACAGCCGTTACAATATGAAAAGGCGTCAATGGGCAACTGAGATGAATAACAAATCGACGTATCAGTGTTCAGCCTCTATTGTTAAGAATGCCCATAACCAACCGTATAAGTATTTATGTAAGTATTTCAATATAAGCCCTAACGAGGACACATTAGAGCAGTTCGAAGACGTTTTAAACGATTTTTCTGCCGTAGAGCAGGGAAAATATCTCTTAGCAAATGAGAGGGATGCTATTATTTCCAGTATAGGTACTTCTATCTCACCGTACATATTAAAAAATTATCGTGATAGAGTTACTAAAGAATTGGGTTTTAAGAAGATTGGTTTATCTGACTTATATTTTCCTGTTTATACCTTTCAGTATGTTTCAGCTGGGGGGAATAGTGCATCAAATTTTGACTTGGAGTTTAATTTAGAAGAGTTGGAGAGATTTATTGGCTATCTAGCCGATTTAGTTAAATTTAAGAGTAGCGTTGCAGGTCAAAGGGCGCTTATGACCTCAAAATTAAGAGAACAGATAAAAGTTAGAGACGGTTATACATGTCAAATCTGTAGTCTTTCCACAGCAGACGAAGCAAACCTCTTATTGGAAATTGATCATATTATTCCTCTTTCGAAAGGTGGGATAACTTCAGAAGATAATTTACAGACATTATGCTGGAAATGTAATCGAACAAAAGGTTCGAAAGTATATAATGCCGAGGTTGTACCCAGTTTAGCATCAACCAGTCCAGCAAAATCAGATACAACTTGGCCACCTAGAGCTAATACATCAACCAGTCCAGCAAAATCAGATACGACTTGGCCACCTAGAGCTAATGCATCAACCAGCCCAAAAAAAATAGATATGACTCGTCCACCTAGAGCTAATTCATCAACCAGTCCAGCAAAATCAGATACGACTTGGCCACCTAAAGCTAATGCATCAACCAGCCCAAAAAAAATAGATATGACTCGTCCATCTAGAGCTGATGCATCAACTATTCCAGCAAAATCAGATGTGACTTGGCCACCTAAAGCTAATGCATCAACCAGCCTAAAAAAAATAGATATGACTCGTCCATCTAGAGCTAGTGCATCAACTACCGTTCTGCAAAGTTCAATTTCTGAGGATGGTATAAATAGAAATGTAGTGACTAAACAGGTAGCTAATCTGACTAGACCACAAGCTAATGCTCTAAGATCTGCAAAAGACTATCTTGAATATTCAGGTTATTCACGTAAAGGTCTGATTGAACAGCTTCATGAGTGTGATAATTACGTTGTTTCTGATGCAACAGTCGCAGTAGATAGTCTAAACGTTGACTGGAAAGAGCAAGCTGTGAAGTCAGCAAAAGACTATCTTGAATATTCAGGTTATTCACGTAAAGGTCTGATTGAACAGCTTCATGAGTGTGATAATTACGTTGTTTCTGATGCAACAGTCGCAGTAGATAGTTTAAACGTTGATTGGAAAGAGCAAGCTGTGAAGTCAGCAAAAGATTATCTTGAGTACTCAGGTTATTCACGTAAAGGTCTGATTGAACAGCTTCATGAATGTGATGATTACACTGTAAGCGAAGCAACATACGGAGCAGAACAGGCAGGTGCTTGCTCATAG